Genomic DNA from Leishmania mexicana MHOM/GT/2001/U1103 complete genome, chromosome 15:
cgtGCTTGAGCGGCGCGTGATCGAcgttgctgtcgctgccaGTCAAGCTACACGGTGCGTCGAGAGAGCACGAGGCAGCACACAAGAGCAGTTGTAGTTCCTCGCGCGTGGCGTCCTGCAGCGAGGCTGTGGGGCGGTTGAGAAGAGACACGATGGCGTCTGCCTCGTCATTGGCaccagagctgctgcggctctcTTCGCACTTGTCACTGGACGGCGCTACCGAGGCTGCAGCGAGGCCAGACGTCTTGGGCGATGTCAACGGCGAGACGAACCCGGAGGAGCGCGTGGACGCCGCGTGGACGGCCGCAGTTGTCTGCAGCCGTCGGTCCACCGCAGAGTCCGAATCAAGGCTGATCCGCTTTCCAagctcgctgccgccgccgtcctcctccttgctgAGGTACTTGGCGCGATACGCGGCACGTATCACCACCTGCTCCTGCGCGCTGCGGTTGATAATCGCACGCTGCTTGCACAGTAGCTGCAGTACTTGTAGCCGATTGtcggcgaggcgctgcagccgcccgAGCTccgcgtgcagctgccgaCGCACGCCTTCGTGAGTGTTGTTGTGAAGCAGGCGACGCAGGGCATGGGTCGCGGAGATGtgcgcatcgctgtcgctgaCGTCTTCTCCCTGCTCGCCGTTGCCATCATCTGTCTCTAAGCCCGCGCTGCCTCCCCGATGGACGCGCTcttgctggtgctgctcgtcgtCGTTCTCGCCACGCTGCCCCGATGGACACGAGGCGTTGATGAGTGTGACGAAAGAGGGGATAGAGAGATACATAAACTCGTTGCCGCGTGACGGGGACACGCCTGCTTCCGCATCCCCACCAACGTCACCGTTGCGCCGCCGAGCGGCTGCCGACTCCGATGCCGCATCCGATGACCCCGTTTCATCACTCCTGTTACTACCCCTGCCACCGTCGATGACGAacgggtgccgctgctgcgtctgtGCATAGTGTGCTTTCAGTAGCGACACGATCGACGCCACCtccggctgccgcggcgcctcATCCAGCCTCACGGCGAGGTGGCACACGTCCCGAAGCAGTGCGTCGTTCTCCGCAGCTGCGTTGGACTCAGCGGCCTCCTGCAGGGCGCCGAAGTCGTCAAGAAAGGGCAGGAGAGCGCCGAAGAGAAACCCGTTCCACTTTTGCTGCCGGTCGCGCGAGGCGATGCCCATCCGCTGCCACACCGCGTATACACGCTGGGCGACGCCagagagctgctgcaccgcaggCGCGACGCGCGGGTCCGCCGCATCTACCGCGGTATCCATCGCAGGCGCGGCGGATGTGCGACGCATAGGGGAGGACGCGAGTGGCGCACAGGCTGCAGCTCGCGGTTCGTGCGAGCCTATTACTGTACACGCTTTGCGAGGCGTAtcgagagggggagggggaggggggtacaGCCGCACAGAGGCGCTTGGTgtatatataaatatattGTGTGCCCTTTTTTTCAAGGAGACAACGGCCTCAGATCTGTCtatctctgtgtgtctctctcactctACTGACGTGCGACTCTACacgatggtggtggtggtggtggtggtggggaggcgtAAGGAGCACTCACGCCGGTCCGTACAACGCACGCTCAACCTGCTCGTGTGGAAGAGCTGTGACAAGCAACAAATGGCGCAGCGCTTTCCTTGtgtgccctccctccctcccccaacaaACACATGAACAACACAAGAAGAGTAGGGAAAGGTGTTGGTGCTGTGCAGTGGTGCCGCGTGACGGCGGGGGACGGTCGTGTAGGGACCCGACCACACACGCAATCCGCGATACGGAGCGCGGTtagacgaggaggaggagggagcgaaaggtgaagagagaaagacatCGAGTCAgtgggcgagagagagaggagagacgtGTGTATGGCTGCACACGCTGAAAGGCTGCGCACATGCAGGAGAGTGGCGTCCCGATCCGCAAGCATGTCCACGGCGGTGACAGTGGTGATGAGGTCGCAGCGAGAGGGCAGAGGGATGTCCAAGACGATGCGGGCTTGACACGCCACGTCGCCCTCCCCGTCTTCGCGCGCACAACTCATCCACGCTCTATCGCGGTGAGGGAGAAACGAAAGGGAGAGGCTCTCCAGAGAAAGAGACCCATCATGACGCAAGCGTCCCCGGGCCCTCGCGCACCTCCCCAGGCCCCCGCCGGCAGAGCTGCCGGCCGATGGCTGCCCCGGCGCTGTTTGCGATACCACCGCATCTCTTCGCGTGTCTTCTCAGAGTGaaaggaggaaaaaaaagcgacggtgtgcgtgttgaCCCGGAcgggtgggagagaggggtagACAGGTGGGCACATCATCATCACCATCGGTGATCGTGGAGAAAATAGAAAGCATGTACgcacgaacacacacacacacacacacacggtgaTGGCAGAAGGCCgtccgctctctctctctcttgcgcgcgcgcgagcgcaATGTGCGCTTGCCTCGTCACGCCGTCATGCCCGTACGCACCCGCACCAAAAGAAAATGAGGAAAGGCAGTGAAAGCGAgaacgtgtgtgcgcggtggccgtTGTTCCGTTCCGTGCCCCGCATCGGTCCGTCTCTCGCTGCCTTCGTCGATGCCCACGCTCGTTACTCGGACGCGGTGATCTGCTTCGGCTCAATCACGGTGATGACgtccggcagcggctccgacgGGCCGTTGCGGCCAGTCGAGTCACCGGGCAACATGATCTTGACCTTGACACCGATGCAGCCGGCGCGCATgtagcagtggcggcaggcGGAGTCGACGAAGGACTTGTGAGCCGTACCGGACTTGATCATGTAGCCGTCGCGGAAGGTCATGCTCTTCGCACGCTGGCCCTTGATCTTTCCACCGACGGTGACCTCGCAGCCCTTGGCACCAGACTCCATGACGTAGCGGATGATACCcatggcggcgcggcgcacctgcaggTTGCTCAGGAGCTTGAAGCGGAGGGATTCCAcctgcgccatcgcggacAGGCCGCGCACCTCAACGCGCTCAACGTACAGCTGGAGTTTGCCCTCCTTGTAGTTGAAGCGCTGCTGGATGCAGGCGGTCAGCtcgcggatgcggcggccgTTCACGCCGAGCACCTCACGGGTCTTCGTCGCCTTGATCACGATCTCCGTGCGGAGCGTCGTGACATGGTAGGAGACACCGGAGAAGCCCTCTTCGGCCAACTCGCGCTTGAGAAACTCAAACAGCTCAGCGTAGAACACGCCGTCGCGGATGATCATGCGCTTCTTGGAGAGAGGACCCATTTTCTCTGCGGGGTGTGAGAGAAGCTTCCCAGAAGAACAACGTCACTGCTctgcggagcagcgcacCGGATGATGTATCAGTGCAGtggcgtgcatgtgcgcacgGCCATGGCAAGAGgtagagaggaggaggggggtggatGAGGAAGTGAGGAGCGGATGGGCGTTGCACAGCAGGGAGGGATACTTCCATGAGGCATGTCACCCTCATCCACAGTGTACTCGCCGATCCGTGCCAGTCCGCCCCGATCGGACCTGGCAGAGACAGACACCAAAAGTGACACGGCCAGTACccaagaggaaggggggggggagtgagggaccagagagagagcatgGAAAGacggtggtagtggtggtgacCTCCAACTGCGACAAGCGAACTACAAGCGACGTCTTTCTCGACTCCACaacacgtgcgtgtgcgtgtgtgccccgtctctccctctcgctctctcccccctcatGTGCCATGACGGGTGCACGTCGTGCCACGAGACCGCACATCAACCAAGAAAAAGCAAAGGAGTCGCGCCTACAACGTGCCGGTGAACCACCGCGCCCATACGTCGACGTGTTcctgtgtgtgccggtgatgatgatgatcaTGGGAGAGGTCAACAAGTCTGCACGCGTACGTCGAGTGGTGTGGCGTTACCTTCGTCTGTGGCGAGGAAGTGGTGCACGCGTCACATATATGTGTGTAATACTCTCAGAAGAGCAGGACGACTGACACTGACGGGGGACGGGGTTACGACTGGCCGCATTCCTCGCCGTCACGCGCGCCATCTTGCGCCCCGCGACGTAGTCCTTCACGGCGAAATTTGCcgaggaagagaaggcgagATGGACACTCTGggcggagaggtgggggtgaCTGCAGCACTTCGTAAAAAGCTGCCTCCATGGGCACAACCACACCGACggaggtgatggcggcgcagagcAAGGGAAGCGGTGCCCTTCCGCAACGCAGTCAGCGGGTGCACATCTGTTGGAGTTGGCACTCGCGACAGGCAGCGCCTGTGCTCCAAAACGGCGATCagtgtcgtcgtcgatgaCGGGCATTGCGACGGCTTTCGCCAGTGCACTGTCAGCTGCccagctgcaccagctcgATGCCACTCGCCAACAACACCAGAGTGGCACACTAGCGGTATGCCAGCGTAAAGCTCAGCTCCGCACGCATGAGTGCGGCTAGGATCGAAAAAAATGCGTAGCTCGTACGTCATGCGGAAGGCGGCTGGGGCTAAGAAGGGCAAGGACGTTCTGTATCACACAGAAGACTGTCGGAGGGCATGTGCGGACGGCTTCCAGAAGAGCTGGCGGCGACTGTGCGCTTGAGGGGGCGACAGCGAGAACGTATTCGCTGACTCGGCCGTCGCGTCATCTCTGCACGCATCTGCATCTACCTGTGTTGCTTCCTTTGCAGCTGCCATGGCCGAGTTCGCTAACGTATGTTCCTCCAGGCCAGATCGgcccgccaccgcgccaccAAGACACCCGCACTTGCCTTCACGACGGCGACACTACCCGGAGTGCTCAACCCGATAAAggcagcgtcgctgccgcctttcGGCAAATCCGGGCTCCTCATCGTTCTGACCGTGAGACGGCTTGACAGCAAGCAGCACGCGTTCTGCGTTGTCAGCGACGTCCAGTTCGTCGCCGAAGTTCTTCGAGCCCGAGCccgccaccagcagcttCCGTAGGCCCACCGTGGCTAGCGTGTGCTCGGCATCGAATCTACTAAATCGGGATGCTGTCGACGCCGGACTCGCCGATACCACTGCTACTGTGACGCCCTTCTTGCTGCACATGGGTGCCTTAGGCGCTCGGTGCCGAATTCTGCACCGTCAAGAGGATCGGAACGATGAAGGTGGAGCTCCTGGCATCGTGGGAAGGGCTTGACGCGTACGTGGGCCTCTTGCTTGCTCTTTGTAGTGCGTCGACACCCTTCGCTGGCCGCCCTCTCCGACGGAAATGAGGCTTGCGCAGCAGGCACGGCTGCGAAATCACTCAAAACAACACAGCAACAACGGTAGGGATGGGTAAGGCCGAGAGGCTTCTGATGCACGTGCCCCCGTGGTGGCGTctgtgtatgcatgtgtggaCGGCACTCatcgaggaggggggcgaaaCACGAGCgactcgcacacacggagggaaggggggggggggaggtggaggggtgcATCACGGCTTTTCACGGACGCAACGCGACGAGAATACGTAGCCAACACGCGAGTATCTCGCGTGTGAGGGGAGGACGCCGAGGTTGCCGTTTGCTCACTTGTAAAGAGCGGATCGATTGTGtctgcaccgccttcgccacatgtgtgtgcgtgtgtgtgggtgtgtgggtgcgggcCGTTCTTCAGCGCCTCTCCATATAtccacctccaccgtctGCGAGCCATCATGGCTGACCATACGTGTGtgtcctccgccgcccccctccgcTCTGTTTCCCTCGGCGCGTttgacggcggcgcgggctGCAATGCGCGTGACGATTCGTTAACGGCACGTAgactgcacgcacacatatatatatatatgtatgcgCTAACAGAGAATAACACCCATCTGCAGGCTCGCTAGTGCTTCAGTTCCTCGTCCTCTGGGCAGTACACTTGACATTGCTTCAGACGCTTGAGAACGGCATCGATGTCGGTTTCGTCATCGGCGGCCTTACCGCGTGACGGGGTAGGCATCAGAAAGCTCTCATGCGCCtccgaggcggaggtggaccAGCCGTGGCGGGGATAGGCAGCACCGACCTCAGAAGcgtctgccgccaccgcaccggTCGATGGGGTCTTCAGTGCgtccgaggaggaggtgctctGCTCGTGCTGCGTAgtcggaggcggagatgacgAGTTCGTGCCCGGAGGTGCGTTGCTCTTAGCCGCATGTGCGCCTAAGACTGGTTTGCGAAAGATTCTCCAGCTCCACAAGCCGCCATCTACTTTCTTTGATGCCGCCTCACTTGCGTCTCGCCAGGCTACACCTTCGTTCGGGGCCGCCTCGCGGGCGGGCAGCCCGAACCTGGTGAAACGTCGGTTCTCCTCTTGCTGACGTTGCTTCGCGTCCTTTGCTGTGGACTTCTCCCGGTCCgacgccgccagctgctcctcgacCGTGGGCATATCGTCCATTTTGTTTGGGTACCCGGGGTGCCACcgacgcagcaccacgcTAGGGGAGCAGTCAAAGACGTCCTTGCCAAGCCGCACATTCACGTTGTTGTGCATCTCACAAACGTAGCGTGAGACAGTGAGTTTGTCGCGCACGTCTGGCGGGTGGTCGCGCACGTACTCCCGCATGTGGTAGGCACACCAGCTGCACGCGTACACTTGCGCCCACGACTCGATAAAGTTCTTCATCGCTGTCTGCTGCACGGCGGACGGCTTGTACGGGTAGACGGCAGCCGAGGAATGGAGTATGTTCCATCCCGACATGCCCAGCTCTAGTGGCGTCGGGCACGCGCCAGGGATGGTGGTGAGGCGCTCGGGTACATCGTCGTCCGACATGGACGATTTGTacggagcgagagagcgagagtggATCTTGGCTATTGCGACGGGCACCGCTTgttggtgcgtgtgcgtggtcTCAGTGAGGACAATACGGAGATTGTGGGGTTCGGTGAGCgtgcagggagggggaggggacggcgATGTGTGAAAGGTGTGGATGGCTATGgtgtgcgcttgtgcttggagagagagagggggtcgGGGCAATAGAGGCGAGCGCAACGAGGTACAGGCAACGGTAGGAACACTGAGGAGTGCGcgggggaggtgaggtgtAGGGAGTcaaccacagcagcgacacccgGGAAGTAGAacagacgcacacatacacacacacatattCATGCCGGCTGCCCACACTGTTTATGTGCGCTCCTCTACGTTTACGGGTTGCATTATCTCATCCCAATCACGGGCACGACACGCGTTGATCGCTGAGGTGAGGAAGAATCAGCACAAAAAAGACCtaaacgcgcacacacatatatatatacatatacgtACATatcaatatatatatatatatatatgcctACGTACATATATGCACGCACTGGACACACGCGGAGTCGATCCAGTAGGCGaatgagggggagggggagggtagaGAGCGGCGGCTCACCGACACCCGCGCACGGATATATGATGCTCACAGAGTCCTTgcacgtgcgcctctctctttttcacacagacacacacacacacacaaacatgcCACGCCTTGGTCTTTGGCACCGTTCCCTATCCTCATGAAGTTTTATTGAATGGCCTTCATGCGTGCCATGAGTTCCTCAACAGACGCACCGGTCGTCTTGACGTACTTGTCCTCATCCTCGACTGCGGCCTTgtctgctgcagtgccggCGTACGCGTACTCCAGTCCGCTCTCGCCTTCCCCGTTGTTGCCCACTaacgcagcggcgacgttCGCCACCCCACTGTGGACAGCGAGGGAGTCCTTGCCTTCGGCCTCCACCGTGATGCCCCACTCGGCCGCGCACGCCTTCGcccgcgcctgcgccgcccgctgctccttctccgcaCGTTCTGTCCGTGCCTTGCGCGCGGGATAGAGCgggtgcgccgcctcaccCATTTTCCGAACCTTAGCCGCGTAGGCGGCCTGCCGCTCCCCGCACAGCGCATTGCGGCATTCCGGGTTTGCCTTCAGCTCGACACGGGGGAAGTGGTCGCGCATAGCGTCGTAGCCGACATACTCGGAGACCTCGCCGAATTGGAGGAGGTACTTGAGCGTATTCTGCGCCAGGAAGCCAGCAACGATGCCCATGGTGGTCGGCAGCGAGGCCGCGCAGACGCCCTCCCGCTTCGCCTCTGGCAAGCCGGTAGCGACCACGAGCGGTGGACAGCACTCGTAGCAGGGGGTGACACCGGGAAGCAACAGCTGAATGTGCCCGCTGACGGCGttctcggcgacgccgctctcCATCCACGGCACCTCGTACGTCAGGCACGCGAGGTTCACAGTGAGGCGTGCCTGGAAGTTGTcgacgcagcacagcaggaGGTCGATCGGTGAGTTGGGGCTGACGCCGCCTTTCGTTAGCGCTTCCGAGAAGCGCTGCCAGTGCTCTGTCGAGGTAATGTTGTAGGCGTGCGGCTCGATGACTGTGTCGGGGTTGATACCCTCGAGGGTCGCCTTGGCGGCCTCGACCTTCGTCATCCCCTGCTGCTCGGGGCGGTAGAAGAGACGGTTCATGTTCGCCAGCTCCACCGTATCGTAgtcgaagaggaggagcttGCCAATGCCGCAGCGCGTCAGCATCTCCGCTACGACGGagccgacgccgccagcgccgatGATGGCAACCGCCTTGTCACGAATGCTCTCGTAGTCGTCCACGACGCCcatccgctgcagcgccattAGGCGGCTGTACGGGTTATCGTCGCGCACCTCGGCGCTGAACTTCTTCGgcgctgtggaggaggatAAGGGcatggctgtgtgtgtggggagggaggcggcaaTCGACGGCCGAGGCGCGGCTTCGATGACGACGGCTGCTTACCTTTTAGGCACGAAATAGTAAGGGATCCGGAGTCGCTCCAAGCGCACAGCCGTTGAGCGCAAGACGGCCGCGCACACGTGATACGCGGACGTTTGTATGTGTCTTGCGGTGGCGAGGTGGGCAGCTGCTTGCCGGTGGTTAATGCAGGGCAGCCCGTGTATGCGTGCTTGCAGTGCGCGGTGTGGCTCACAACAGCACGACACAagaaaccaaaaaaaaaatagcgaAGAGGGGCACGAGTTAAGAAGTGCGTGAAGTGGAGAGCCCcaacggtgtgtgtgtgtgtgtgtgggtgggtgggtgtgcgttAGCatatgtgcgcatgcgtcgTTGCCGGTGCGCGTAGGTCCGTGAACGTCACGACATCCGCCTCTGCACGGGAAGGGGGACATCAGCGAACAGAAAACAAATGCCTCGATGTCGCCGTGCGACGCAGTCGGATGAGGATCGCCTCCCCACGCCGACCGCTCCCGAGTGCCGGTGTTTGTGCGTCTGCTTGTCTGCATGCACGTGCGAGCCATTCCGGTTCACGCGTACAACGTCGCGCGAGGAgaggcgacgaggagggaaaaggcggagagagggagtagcgacactgccgtcgccgcgcacTCCCTGTCCGCGgcaccacccacccgctTGCCTGTTTGCCCTGCAGCCACTCGCACTGCactcatcatcatcgccggCTCAGTTGTGCGCCGGCCCTCGCGACATggaggcgacgcagctggCAAGGAACTCGCGCAGCTCGGCATCCTGCGCGTCTTCCTCTCCCGCCGCATCGTCCGCCTCGCTGGCGGAGGTGTAGGTGCGCACAAACGCCTCGAAGTCGAGCGGGTACATGGAGTTGagagcagtggcagcggggGTAtgcgaggacgagggcggcagtgacgcggaaggcggcgcggcacctGTCATGGCCACGGTGGAGTTCCCCGGCAGCGACGATGCCGTGGCGCCCGTTAGGAAGTCAACGCTTTTGCGGGCCGCGTGACCACCGCTGGTATCAGCGCTACGGGTTCCCGGAGTGTCGCCAGCGGTCATGACCATCACCAACTCCGATGGGGACGCAGTCGGTCGCGGGGTCGCGTACGCAGAGTCGACGGTGCTGTTACTCTCGCGGGACAGGcgccccaccaccccaccaGCTGCCGTGGCAGCATTGGTGCTCGCAAAGCTGGCCTCCACGTGAGACAGGGTGCCGCTCGtggtgctgttgccgctgctcacgGGCATACCATCGCGCTCCCCGTTCTCCTCATCGCCGTAGCCTGGGGTCGGCGTcgcggccaccgctgctggagcgccaCTGTCGCCTTTCAACGTCCGGTGATGCGTGCTGGGGCGGGGGGTGTTGACAGCAGAGCTGATGGCGGTAGCGATACTCGTGTCTTCGGCtccgccaggcgcgccgcctgaACCAGAggctctgccgccgcttgGCTCCGAGTCCAATGCTGCCACGTACAGGATGAACGAGACCAAGGTCGGGGCAGGGGCCGATGGCGCGTTGTTCGTCACCAAGAACGGGcgggctgctgcaccaccagTGCCAGGTAGCCCCTCGCGCCTCGCGGCGTCGGCCGAGGCGGTGATACGTCTTttctgcacctcctccggcgtgATGCTCGCGATGATGATCGGCACACCTTCCTCGCCcgtgaggaggtgcagctggaCGCCGAGTTGCTCTGCAAGCCACGCCGCGTTCTTGAAGGGCTTCACATCAAATGTCTTGCCTGGCAGCGGAGTAAAGTCGGCTGTTACGGTGGCCGACGGTGCATGATCCGACGCAGATAGCACGGAGTCGCGTCGGGggctcagctgctgctgctgctgttgttgtggCGTATTAGGAAACGGCCTTGGCGGCACCTCCGAAGGGCCGGCCcccgtcaccgctgctgcgccgtctgcGTCTGTCGCCGATGGTGAGGCAGCTGGCTCGAAGAAGCGAAAGAGGGTGAAGGTACTCTCGAACGCCGTCACCACTGTGGAGCTGCCGTCCGCTGCTCTGATGCTGCCcgacggtgccgcagctAAGCCGCTCTCGCGgccgcttgctgctgctgttgctgccgccgatgtggacgatgacgacggccCCGCCTGCCGCACCGAGCGCAGCTCCAGCCCACCGCTCTCCGGCAGCGTCAACGCACACTGATTCGCACTCGATGGAAGCGAGGCGAGAAGACTGCCGTACGCGCGGGCGTCGCCACACACCTCGAAGCGGTAACGCGACAGGTTCGCGTAGACGCTGGTCGGCTCCCCCTCTGCGAGACGGAGAAGAAACGTCTTCGTGAGGCTGCGTGCATAGGTGCAGTGCCACCGCACCACGTCCGCGTCAGCGCTGTCCTTCTCCGCGtcgctctccgccgccgccgccgcgctgtcgGAGGACTCCGCAGTTCGGTACTGAAAGTCAAGGCTTTGCACGTTGGTAttgtgctgccgcagcactgTCGCGACGAGCGTCTTGGTAAGCAGACACAAGTAGGGCTTGGGGCCATCGGTGCTGGCATCGTCTGCCCTACCCTTCGCGGCTGGATCTGAGGTGACGAGGCCGCTGCCATCATCCGCGTTGCTTCGGCGGGACGGGAGCTCGAGCAGGAAGCGGTCAAAACAGTGCTCGTGCACCCGCACCGCGATGTGCCCGTTGCGGCTTGGCGACACAGCGCTGATCTCGATGCCGTCGCTCAGCCCCACAATGTATACGGCATCGCCGAGACGACTGACGCAGGTGAGAGCGCTCAGGAGCACGCGGATGTTGGGGCCACTCACCGTGAACTGGAGTGACATGCGCCGAGGACGGCTTCTGCTGTCGCCGTGATAAGGGCAGAGGTGggggatggcggtggtgggttGTGCGGGAACGCGTGACACCGAAGCCTTTCTGTCAATGCCGGGTGACTTCGCCAGCTCTGCCGGCGTCTCTGCGGCGACGCGTGCGCTGTGTGTGGGAAGGCGGATGTGTGGACAGTCCTTTGTGGCCGAGCTGCTCAGCAGAGAGacagcggtgctgcttcGCGAGTGCGTGCTCCACCCgaacagagagggagagagagacacacgcacacacacacacaccaggtgatggtgggggtgggggtaggCCAGATTGAGGGCGTGTTGAGgtgagaggagaggcagagggaggcgagggagggatggggggaggccGAGGTAGCCGCGCGCATGGCTACACGCACGTGCATCCTACTCTTCCGTGTGTGCCTTCACTTTATAAAATCCTCgagacacatacacgtgtACAAGAAGAAGGTTTGCAGCCCGTTGTGGCGCAACCGCGGCCACAGCACCGTTCCCTTCGATCAGGGAGACGCACacctgcgacggcggggcATGTACGCCTTCGCGTTATGAAGTGGGTCATTCAGTCGTGGTAGAGGGCGAAAGATAGCCAGCAAACAATAACAAGGACACGCCTCCACATCGACATGCGCAGGGTGTCTCCCTCACTCGGtaggcgcgcgtgtgcgtggaggggggaggggctacAAGGGTGGTCTTCTCTGGTTGTATACGTGCAGTGCgcacccctcctctgccaACCCTTCCCTTCTCGTTCTCGCTATCTCGCAAAACTCACACAAGAGGGGTGAGGCGGGGAGAACACGAAAAAGCCATGAGAGATAATATCGATGGCCCAGGCGTTGgcgcgatggaggaggcgcgagcATGCACTTCTGCAGCCACGTCTCCGCTCCACGGAGGCCATCTCCATCTCTGCAGTTTTGGTgagcgcacacaggcacacacgcaccgcaccgcaccgcaccgcagcccCTCTGCGGTATCCAGCCCGAGTCAGGCCAGACAACGGCGGCTTCTCCACATGCCGAGGAAAGAAAACGGCGAGAGCCCCAGCACGCAACGATCGTGAGATGATGGAGAAGAGGAAAAGGGCAAGACACTGGCTACTACTACTACTACTAGAGTGATCGCATGAAAAGACGTGCTTGAGCGGATCGACCGCCTCTGcttgtgccccccccccctcccctgccgctaccccctctccccgcgcAGCACAACAGGGCACAAGCAgacgcgtgcgcctcctcacgGCGAACAGAACGGAAACACGGtggtgcccctcccctccccccctgAGGGCGACACAGCACACCAAAACGTCATCCGCGCTGACATCACAGCCGTTGCACGAGACTGCGTTTTCCCGCTGCCTTCCCGGTCGTAACCGGGTCCATCTCGATCGCCGGCCCAACGCGCTTCGTTGACGGGGACGACAGGCGTTTGATTTCCTTCGACGCCAGACCAGGGTTGAGGAACTTGGGGCAGGTGATGGTGCAGTTAAAGATATTGTGGCACATGTTCACCAGGTTGCCCGTCTCgaacatgcgcacgcgctcgtcAAAGTCGCGGTCGAGGGGCTCGACGAGCCAGCGGTACGACTGGAGCAGCACGGCAGGACCCAAGAAATGCTCACGGTTCCACCAGTACTGCGGGCAGGAGCCGGTGCAAGAGGCGCAGAGCACGCACTCGTAGAGCCCCTCGAGACGCATGCGGTTGCTAGAGTCGACCTTCTCCTTCAGATACCACCGGTTCACGGTATAGTTCGcgttggcgatgcggcgcgTGAGGAGGTGCATCGCTGTTTTACTGTTGTCCTTGGCCGTGTACAGCTGCGGCGTCTTGGGCGTCGAGTTTTTTATGAGGTGGCGGTACATGTACAGCGG
This window encodes:
- a CDS encoding putative 40S ribosomal protein S3 yields the protein MGPLSKKRMIIRDGVFYAELFEFLKRELAEEGFSGVSYHVTTLRTEIVIKATKTREVLGVNGRRIRELTACIQQRFNYKEGKLQLYVERVEVRGLSAMAQVESLRFKLLSNLQVRRAAMGIIRYVMESGAKGCEVTVGGKIKGQRAKSMTFRDGYMIKSGTAHKSFVDSACRHCYMRAGCIGVKVKIMLPGDSTGRNGPSEPLPDVITVIEPKQITASE
- a CDS encoding putative NAD/FAD dependent dehydrogenase encodes the protein MPLSSSTAPKKFSAEVRDDNPYSRLMALQRMGVVDDYESIRDKAVAIIGAGGVGSVVAEMLTRCGIGKLLLFDYDTVELANMNRLFYRPEQQGMTKVEAAKATLEGINPDTVIEPHAYNITSTEHWQRFSEALTKGGVSPNSPIDLLLCCVDNFQARLTVNLACLTYEVPWMESGVAENAVSGHIQLLLPGVTPCYECCPPLVVATGLPEAKREGVCAASLPTTMGIVAGFLAQNTLKYLLQFGEVSEYVGYDAMRDHFPRVELKANPECRNALCGERQAAYAAKVRKMGEAAHPLYPARKARTERAEKEQRAAQARAKACAAEWGITVEAEGKDSLAVHSGVANVAAALVGNNGEGESGLEYAYAGTAADKAAVEDEDKYVKTTGASVEELMARMKAIQ
- a CDS encoding putative succinate dehydrogenase, encoding MPSAPLPGQLANYSSPLYMYRHLIKNSTPKTPQLYTAKDNSKTAMHLLTRRIANANYTVNRWYLKEKVDSSNRMRLEGLYECVLCASCTGSCPQYWWNREHFLGPAVLLQSYRWLVEPLDRDFDERVRMFETGNLVNMCHNIFNCTITCPKFLNPGLASKEIKRLSSPSTKRVGPAIEMDPVTTGKAAGKRSLVQRL